In Eubalaena glacialis isolate mEubGla1 chromosome 12, mEubGla1.1.hap2.+ XY, whole genome shotgun sequence, the sequence aaacaacaaaccagTATCTTTTTGCAAAGGTTAGTTTTGAACACTAGATACTCTAGGTTTTTGGTTCCTCTACTCACTTTGAATAAATAGTTGCCATTctggaatttaatttaaaaaaacagattttgaCAGAGAGTTTATcattaaatgaaagaatttgGGAGGGTGTGTCTGGGAGCTAGAGTGTTCCTTAAACTGACAgtaattaaaatgtgtatttagggTGCCCCCTTGGTGACATAAGGGCTCAAGATTATGACACTGAATTGGGGAGGATGAATGGAATAATGGGTGGAGTAATGGGAGTAAAGCTTTGCACACCCAGCTGAATGTTCTCTACAGGCTAGAGCTGTAACCAAGCTTCCCCAGGCTTCATCAACCTGAAGCTGAGGAGGGGGCCTGGAGAATTTCTGAGAGTTCCCAGAGGGTTCACACATGTACTCACAAATGTCCACACCTGTCACCTGCTGCCACAGTCCTGCAGAGTCACAGTGCTATCTATTGACAAGTCTTCCCAGCACAGTTGTCTACCATCACACTGGAGGCAGTGAAGCCCTTAAGATGACAAAGCTGTTGATGTTCTGCTGTGAAGTGGGAAGTAGCTGCCCTGATCCCCACCCCCATTCACATGCAAGACTTTGTTAGATGAGTTCCTAAGCTGTGCTCCTTGTTTCCAGTATATTAGAGATTTTAGTAAAATACccgtttgtttttccttattgcCCCCAGTCTTCACAGGTCTCCGACTTGGTCAGGCTTATCATGCCTGATTCATGCCCCAGTGCTTCTTAGCTCCAAGACAGAGAGGAAAGGACTTCTGATAGGTCACCTCCCCAACTTCCACACATTTAAACCAGTCAGAACATTCACAGCCTAGCAGAGTGCTGACACATGAATGAAGAGCCCTAAATGTTTGTCAGGGAGCAAATGACCAAATGAATCTTAATAACAATCacaatttgaatcttctcccacAGTGCTCTTTAATCTACATGCAAACAGGCTACTGGCAGACTTAGTCAACCCTTTTCCCCAGACATCCTGGCTTGTCCAAATTCCACTTAGATTCAAGCTGCCtatcatttaatttcattttatttcccaaaTAAATCCATGAACTAAGTATTgatatccctattttatagataaaggaaACTAATGCGCAGAAGTTTCAGGATCTGCCCCACCCAGATGACTTTTATCACATCCTTGTATCCATCCCCCAGCTGCTCTAGGCATTGGCTGCTATCAACTTTTGAAGAAGTGCTTTCTTCTCCAGGGAATTGCCCCCGATTGAATAGGAGCCCCCTTGCCCTTGGTGCAGACCACAGCTAGTGACTAACACTGGGATACTAAATACTGAGCTCCTTGTCTCAAGAAGGGACCAACTCTGAGGTGCAATTAATGCTCCAGAGTTCCCACTGAATCAGTGTCATTAAGAAGTTCAGTGGTGGCTCTGTTCTGTAGGCTGGAATTGATGAAAGATTCTGTTACAGAACTAGGATCCCTAATAGCCATGGAGATGATAGGATTCCCAGAAAAGCAGAAGCCATATGGTAGCACTTTACCACCAAAATCAACATGGGTATAATGTTCTTAATGGGCAGCAAGTTTGGAATGGAGTGGATAGGGGGCTGATCTCTAGGAATCTATGGAGGTATTTAATAGAAGAAGGTCTTCTAAGGATTGAGATAGATGTGCATCCACCAAGGATATTGCTTAATATATATCATCAAAAGAGACCAAGAATAGATGAGCAGAAGCCTATGATCAGCTGCCTCAATGGAAAGTCATGAtcccttgcccatttttcaaACCTGAGCCAATTTTCAAACCCACCACAGAACATCTCCATTGTCTGAAAAAGAGGCTAGATCCACATGAAGAAAGACCCTGCAACACCGTGGCAAGTATATATAGTACTCATTCTCCCAGTTCTTCCCCAAAGGGTCTTATGGCTGTGCACTAGGGTAGCCATGCACTAGAGACAGGGGAATACATGGCTCTTTTAAGGACTATTAGATACAGAGTCTGAGTTGATGTTAATATCCAGAGACCCAAAGCACCTTCTGACACCCTTGTTAGAGTAGGAGTATGTGAGGGTCAAGGTATTAACAGAGACCTAGCCAGGTATACGTGTCCACTCATCCACAGATCTATACAGAAATCATTTCCCCAGTGTTTGAAAGTGTAATTGGAACAGACATTAGGATTTTACAGAACCATCATATTAGTTCCTTGACTTGTAGAGTAAGAGTTATTGTGCTAGGAAAGGCAAGTAGAAGTCCCTGAAACTACACCCTCACCTCTCAGCCAAGACTGTAAATCAAAAACAATATTACATCTCAGGAGTGGAATGGCAGAGTTTAGTGTCACCCTCAAGAATTCAAAGGATGCAGGGGTGATGGGTCTCATTATATCCTCCATTTAATTCATCATTCTGGCCGAACTAAACCAGGTGAATTGCCTTTTTTCTCTGCATATGACcttgatttttaataataaagaaaataaaggctcTCGTGTATGAATAAACTTCAAATCCTCCTACTTTACCCCCTCAGTGAAATTTCTGCATTCCTTCTCTAGTCttcaacaaaggagcacctcttTTCTCCTCAAATAACACCCTCCCATTTAGATTTTATCTGATCTTCAACTTATTCCATCAAACTATTCTCTTCTCTTTTAACTTCATCTTTTCCCTCGACTTGTTCTCAACCCTCAGTATATAAAGATGCTTCAGTTAGTCCcaagttaaaaatgaatttacCATTCTACCagtaatggacatttgggttgtttccatttgggAATCTGCTATGAACTTTCTGTTTATGTGTTGTTCTGTATACATGTACAGAATAATCTCTAAGTCAGTGGTTCTTAAATTTAGTTTTCATCAGAATCATCTAGAGGACATGTTAAAACAGATTTCTAGGCCCCATCTCCCAAGtttttgattcagtagatctgatgtagggcccaagaatttgcattgctaacatgttcccaggtgatgctgatgctgcttgaTCCAGGGACCCTACTTTGAAAACCACATCTATACGTCCAGTAGTGGAACTGCTTGGACATAGGGTATGGATATCCTCAATTTAGAtaataccaaactgttttccaaagtggctgtacaatCTAcagtacattcccaccaaaaattAGAATTCCTCACCAATATGTGGTATTATAaaacttttgatagtttgctaATAATGGTGGgcatatagtggtatctcattgttctaATTAACATATCTCTGTTTACCAATCAtgttaaaaacactttttaatgtttattatccATTTGTATTTCCTCTATTGTGTATTGCATAAtcaagtcatttatttttctattggattttctacctttttaaaaaatcaaattgtaaaagttctttatatatttggaaacaaattttttattgttgttattgattGATTACATAggctgcaaatatcttctcccagtctatggcttgtatttttatttttatttatttatttattttttatttttatttttttaaataatcagtgatcataactttatttatttatttatttatttatttatttatggctgtgttgggtcttcgtttctgtgcgagggctttctctagttgcggcaagtgggggccactcttcattgcggtgcgcgggcctctcactatcgcggcctctcttgttgcggggcacaggctccagatgcgcaggctcagcaattgtggctcacgggcctagtcgctccgcagcatgtgggatcttcccagaccagggctcaaacccgtgtgccctgcattggcaggcagattctcaaccactgcgccaccagggaagcccgtatttttattttttaattgtagtttttGATAAGCAGAAGTGCTTTCTTTTAATGTAATTAATGTACtaatctttgcttttaaaaaaataaaatacatgattgCTAAGTTTAATTTAACTGCTCTACCCAATCCTGCCttatgaaaataacaaaatgttcCTATCAAAATTAcattgcgggcttccctggtggcacagtgattaagaattcacctgtcaatgcaggggacacggctttgagccctagtctgggaagatcccacatcccgcagagcaactaagcctgtgcgccacaactactgagcccgtgcaccacaactactgaagcccgcgcgcctagagcccgtgctccacaacaagagaagccaccgcaatgagaagcccgcgcaccacaacaaagagtagcccctgctcgccgcaactagagaaagcccaggcgcagcaacgaagacccaatgcagccaaaaataaataaaataaataaataaataaaattacattgcaATGTTAGTACAGgtttgatgttttgtttttgatacaACTCTACTAAAGTTTGGCACCAAATGCACTTTTAGAAAGTTTTAAGGCTTAATAGAGACTAATAATTTCTCAGTGCAGCCTAGAAGTTGAGAAAAGAATACTAAGAATTCTTGAATCTTCCAAATACAGGCAGTCCCCAGTGCATAGAATTTCTTCCAAATACAAATGACCACCCCCATCAGGCTCACATGTATAGAAACGCCTCTTCTGCTTCTCCCAGTGACCAGACTATCCAGGCATTGTAAACCCATGCTGACGGCCTCACGGAGGAAAAGAAGGGGGGAAAGATGAGAAGAAAGTAAGGCAGAGAGTTCTGTCACTGCTGCCCAGAGGCTTTTGCTATAGTTCACATTTTACTCTTTCCCCCAGGCCTGTATTCCCACCTCCTGTTTCCCCCATCTCCATTCCAGAAATCCCTGCCTTTGGGTAGAGCTAAGAGATTTTCCTCTCATTTGGCCGACAGCAGTGAGTGGCTTGAGAGGGGTGGACCACAAGGGCCAGTGCTGCAACATTAGGTTTCTTCTTGGCAGTCCAATTTGGAATTCACAAACAATTTTCttctatattaaaaacaaaaacaaaaccacagttaTAAATGGTAGCTCATTTCTACAACTAGAACATTACACTCCAAGTTAAACAAGTTAGTATGTTTGGGCTTAAAAACCTAATCACCATTTATGacatttttttaatgggagaaaAATGCTCTGAATTCCAAACAACTTTCTTATAATGACTTTTGAACCGCAAACCATTTAAAGGATGGAGACAGGAAGTACTCAATAGAGTCACATGGAATGAGTTTCTTGGCTCCAAAGTCAGGGGGGCAATTGAAAGAGGGAAAACTATCTGGTTGACAAAGCCGCGTGCAAATCCCTGCAATGTGCCAAGTATTAGAAGTGGAGTTTGGCAGGTAGCTCTTGCAGGCACTTAAGCAGCTAGACTGATGGGAATATGACTAAACACAGTTACtgcttttctaaatttttataatgATGAAGATATTTCTAGCACCTGGCATCAGCTTTGTAGGCACTCATACCAATAGCTCCACCACCCTCTCTCCTTTGTTAACAGTTGGTCCAACAGGAGTGAAGTGTGGGAATTGAGACTGTAGCCCTTTAGGCACTGACTGGGAGAAACTTTTCACCTGACAGATTAAAGCAACATGACTCTTGCCATTACCTTTGGGCAAATATCATGGATTTGGCAGGCTGAAACTTTGCTGCCAAACTGCTTAACTTCCTGGCCTAAGGTCTCCAAGTCTCTTCTGGAAATTGTTTCTAAATATGGTCCAGAGGTTCTGCAAACCTTTATAAAGTGGTCTAAGctaaattttcttcctctttggtGTACCTGAATAGCTGACTTTTTTCTGGAAAAGTAACAGAAACAGACCAGAGTCAGTAGTCATTTATGTGAAGCATAAATTGCTTTTTAGATGTTATTAAAGAATTCAAATCTCAGAGCCCAAGGTTCTTGAGCATCTTCTTCCCACCATTAACAGGAAGAAAGACCTATGAAGGTTTTAAATAACCCCATTGCCTGAATATATCTGGATAGATTTAAAATCTTGCAGAAGTCAGTgggcccagagagaggaagaacGGTAGCTTTGGAAGGGAAATGTCCATGTCATTGGGAAAGAATAAAGGCCAAGACTTAAGGCTGGTGAGAGAATCAAAGGAACAATTCGCAAGCAAAACCGCCTGTAAAGAGACCAAAATCAGTCCCTTGTGAACGAAAGGCAGGCATTCCTATGTAAGACCTGGTGAAGGTTTTCCACGGCAGAAATAGGGCACCTCAGAAGATCAGGGTACAAAGTCTTTCCATAAAGCATAAGACCAAGAGCAACTTCTTGGTTTTTGTTGACAGCTACCGAGGAAAAGCAATCAAGATGTTCCAAGAAAAGACTGCAGAACAATAGCCggggataaaataaaaaggatgcaTTGGGGTTTAGAAGCGGTAGTCTCAGGAGTGGAGACAGAATCCCTGAAGTGTAGATGGCATTCGGACCTAAATGCAGTATCCAGAGACTCCTCACAACCTTTAGTGTTACTGCTTATGCCTTCCTTCTCTATCCCACAGCAATGGACagattgtttctttgttttttttcagtggcTTTAAACTCTGCTACTATTTTAGTCATTTCTAGATACCCAATTAGCTGACAGATCGCTGGTGCAACAAGGATGTGGAAGATCCCACTTCATCAAGCCTCACTGTGGCCTTGCACCCTacacccccttccccagcccttctTACAGTTCCCCTCGTAGGGAATTACAAATGAGCATCACTAGGGAGTCACTCTGGGCAGTCTGGAAGGCAAAGCCCTCTGTGCAGCTCTCAGGAGACTTCAAATACACAAGccctcttcccaccccactcCTTTGGGCTAAGAGACACATTAATATTTGACACCCTATCCCTCGAGTTTCTTGCTTGGCTACGGGGAAGCAATTTGCTTCTCTTAATGGAAGGAGTTGCTGGATTTGCCCTGCAGTGGGGTGAGGGCTTTGTTGTGAGGGCTCCTGGCTGTGGGTCTGGGGTGTGGGGTCAGGCTCCTTGGCCTGAtctgcctccctcctgccaccttTCTGGTTTGGCTCTTCTCTGGGGGAGACGGTGGTTGCAGTTTAAGGTCTGATTTGGGGTCTTCTCCTTCACATAGGAAAACGTGACCCTTGGGTTTGTTTAAATGTGCCAGGGTGAAGTGGCAGTAATTGGGGACCCAAAAACATCACTGGTCTTCCCACCAGGTGGGTTCAGATGCCATCCATTCGTCCAAGATACCACTTCCTCTCCCCCTGTTGGGCGGGGGGTAGTCCTTTTAAGTGTGTTCTGAGGTTCTTCCGTTGATCCAAAATTTTAGGTGCCATCCTATTGAGCCTGCTTGGAGGAACGGCTTGCTCTGGACTTACAGAAGGACTACTTGATCCTCCTCCCAGAGGCCTCATGACCTGGAGCTGGCTGGCCACCCTCTCTGGACCTGCTGCCTTCAGCTCAGAGCCTCCCGCAACCCTCCTAATCTTTACATTACGGTTAGTGTATTTGTGTCTCATTTAAGAAACCCTTCTCTACCTCAAGGTTGTGACGATACATTAATCATTGAATAACTTTATAATTTGTCTCATATTAGATCTCATATCCACCTGGGGTTGacttttatgtatggtgtgaattgagtccaatttcatttttttcccacacgGTACACAACAGTCTGAGCTTCACTTATTGGaaagattgtcttttctctcACTTCCCTGCAGTACACCTATGTcatttatcaagtatctttttttatgggggccatttcattttttttttttttgctgatggaatatagaaatattattacttctttatattgattttgtatccagcaacctcccttaaatattttaaactacatTAATAGATTTAATATGTTCAAATTACTTCTAAGCATTTTGAATGCCTGACCAAGCAAACACGTGCTCCGTGTAAGAAAAACCTTCCAAAGCATTTCAAAGGCTCTTGAAAATCTAATTTAACTTATAAATTTGGTAAATCCATTTCTCTTAAATATTAGAATACCACTTACAAACTTGCTCACATTCTTACttcttttaatttgaaattataaatcaattacatgttttaaataaatagaatcatatttaTCTATCAGATAGTCTAAAAGGCAAAAGTCTCTTAAGTATtacaaatactttatttttttattattattattttttttcatgtttctcacTGCCTCTTTGATCAGGTCTTTATTCAAAATTAGCTGTCCAAAATGATTTGACCTTTACTGAATAAACGAATTTAAGTTTATGCAGCAGCCTTCTTTTCCTCTGTGGTGGGTTTCTTTTCTGTGGGCTTCTTTTCAGCTGCTGGTTTCTTGGTCACTGCAGCCTTTTTTTCCACCAAAGCCTTCTTTGGCTTCTTCAGCTTCTTAATGCAAAcagcctcctttcctttctttcccactgCAGGCTTCTTGCCTGGAATCCCCTTCTCATCTGATTTGGCTTCTAGCGCTGCTGCTGCCCTATCCATCCGGATTTTGTGGTTCTTGGCCTGGCAGAGAACGGTGTTCTGGCGCATGGTCTTTGCATATGGGTTTAGCTTCAACATGATTCTCAGGTTTTTCAGTGGATTCTTCTTCAGGACTCTGCGATGAATCTTCTTGTGTGGTGCTCGGAGGGCTCTTTGGATCTCTGGGCTTTTCAAGATTCTGCTAAGGTCTGTATTGAGCATCTTGTGCATGGGGAGGTTGTAGTTACTCTTGAGGGGAGCAGCTTTACGCCAAGTGCCATACAGCTCCTCTAACTTGAGGAAAGCACTTTCAGTCCAAATGCAGAAACATCCCACATGCTCACCAGGAGCAAGTTTCAAAATGTTCAGTTTGCTTATATTAAGCAGAGTAATTCCAGGGATGTTTCTGAAGGCCTTGATGATACCGTTGTCCTCATTATAGATGATGCAGTGTCCCCTGCGCTGGATACGGTGATGGTTTCTCATTTTGCCTTTGCCAGCTCTCATTCACTGCGAGGCGTAGACCTTTTTGATATCATTCCAGGCCTTAAGTTTCTTCAGAAGCAAAACAGCCTCCTTGGTCTTCCTGTAGCCTTCAACTTTATCTTCAACCACCAAAGGAAGTTCAGGAACTTCCTCTATATGATGACCTTTAGACATGACCAGCGCTGGTAAAGCCGAGGCAGCCAGCGCAGCGCAGATGGCATATTGCTTCTGTGTAGTATTCACTCTGCGGTGCCAACATCGCCAGGTCTTGGTTGGCGCAAACATGCGGGCCCCAAGACACATATTTCCAAAAGCATCCTGGCCAGAACGGTGAGTGCCGCCACCTCGAACCCTGGGAATTCTAGCCACAGCTCTGCCAGTTCCCCAAGACTCAGCACTGGTTTGATGACCTGCTAATTCACTGACAGCGTAGGGCTGTCTGTTGTTTTTGCACAAGTTGGTGTGCACAAAGTTCACAATATCTGGTCGAATGGGAGCCTTGAACACAGCAGGCAAAGTGACATTTTTGCCAGATGACTCCCCCTTTTCAGAGTACACTGATACCAGTGGACGAGCAC encodes:
- the LOC133102360 gene encoding LOW QUALITY PROTEIN: large ribosomal subunit protein uL4-like (The sequence of the model RefSeq protein was modified relative to this genomic sequence to represent the inferred CDS: substituted 1 base at 1 genomic stop codon), which produces MACARPLVSVYSEKGESSGKNVTLPAVFKAPIRPDIVNFVHTNLCKNNRQPYAVSELAGHQTSAESWGTGRAVARIPRVRGGGTHRSGQDAFGNMCLGARMFAPTKTWRCWHRRVNTTQKQYAICAALAASALPALVMSKGHHIEEVPELPLVVEDKVEGYRKTKEAVLLLKKLKAWNDIKKVYASQXMRAGKGKMRNHHRIQRRGHCIIYNEDNGIIKAFRNIPGITLLNISKLNILKLAPGEHVGCFCIWTESAFLKLEELYGTWRKAAPLKSNYNLPMHKMLNTDLSRILKSPEIQRALRAPHKKIHRRVLKKNPLKNLRIMLKLNPYAKTMRQNTVLCQAKNHKIRMDRAAAALEAKSDEKGIPGKKPAVGKKGKEAVCIKKLKKPKKALVEKKAAVTKKPAAEKKPTEKKPTTEEKKAAA